A stretch of Kaistella flava (ex Peng et al. 2021) DNA encodes these proteins:
- the traN gene encoding conjugative transposon protein TraN produces the protein MIKNTSKRLLLALSIFAVISVSGQTEMPEKRVTDLTKLDISNGVSLHIISPEPIQFVDLSTSNLTGDLPAENIARIKITDVTEMDSTSIRKDIDENNLGVITIVCQSFMAQYKVNYLDFKGNAVTNIQIQPEDMQPLEYPKMAFSNSELHRFSLDILRKKKLNKPIREVKGLKLTMQINDVYVVNDYIFLDMTFLNSSNLGYDIDAIKFSVEDKKIYKATNNQSIALDPVFKLYDQKQFKKSYRNIYVFKKFTYPNSKVMKIRLLEEQLSGRAIEMTVKYSDILNADTF, from the coding sequence ATGATTAAAAATACATCGAAAAGATTACTTCTTGCATTATCGATTTTTGCAGTAATATCAGTTTCTGGTCAAACAGAAATGCCCGAAAAGCGAGTTACAGATCTAACAAAATTAGATATTTCAAATGGAGTTAGTCTTCATATTATTTCTCCGGAACCGATTCAGTTTGTGGATTTATCAACAAGTAATCTCACTGGTGATTTACCTGCTGAAAATATCGCGCGAATAAAAATCACCGATGTGACTGAAATGGATTCAACTTCAATTCGTAAAGATATTGACGAAAATAATTTAGGAGTTATTACCATCGTTTGCCAATCGTTTATGGCTCAGTACAAAGTCAATTATTTAGATTTTAAAGGCAACGCTGTAACCAATATCCAAATTCAACCCGAAGACATGCAGCCGCTTGAATATCCTAAGATGGCATTCTCCAATTCAGAACTGCATCGATTCTCTTTAGATATTTTACGTAAAAAGAAATTAAATAAACCTATTCGAGAAGTAAAAGGCCTAAAACTCACGATGCAGATTAATGATGTTTATGTGGTAAATGATTACATATTTCTGGACATGACTTTTCTAAATTCTTCCAATTTAGGTTATGATATCGATGCAATTAAATTTTCTGTAGAGGATAAAAAAATCTACAAGGCAACCAATAATCAGAGTATCGCACTTGATCCAGTATTTAAATTATACGATCAAAAACAATTCAAGAAAAGTTACCGCAATATTTACGTCTTCAAAAAATTTACTTATCCCAATAGTAAGGTGATGAAAATTCGACTTTTGGAAGAACAACTCTCTGGGAGAGCCATCGAAATGACCGTGAAGTATTCCGATATTTTAAATGCTGATACTTTTTAA
- the traM gene encoding conjugative transposon protein TraM: MDIKKLNFKQPKYIFPLILLPVILFLGYQTTKYLGKEKQPPKVTQDLSINLGETQDSILSKNAAYDDFFKKGDGRSMLDGIDKEEDSLQNFSDNLDDQQKRYIDSLKTVRSLNNGSSTDLGKGSYYKQQSKINSDEKDFQRSAEMIRMLNNESNGQGSNGDNYSNSPSGLNAAKQEKENDPVQMLRKQMLMMDSLEKAKDPEYQSALTSEKKLKKNKEKMAAFLNSTLRVNKSSLNPSFNSISKKKDNNFIKAVIDENLKGYLGSRIRFRLLEDINVGKHKISKGSILYGQISGFSLQRVNLNVISILNNGEILPINLSVFDMDGMQGLYVPQSDFREMLREMGANSVQGTQMDSSGESFFTSLFSSLFSSTSKTISNMIRQNKAKLKYNSYIFLINDKELKQNEND; encoded by the coding sequence ATGGACATTAAGAAACTCAATTTTAAACAGCCAAAATATATTTTTCCATTGATTCTTCTGCCAGTTATCCTTTTTCTTGGCTATCAGACGACAAAATATTTAGGGAAAGAAAAACAGCCGCCGAAAGTAACTCAAGATTTATCAATTAATCTGGGAGAAACGCAGGATTCTATATTATCGAAAAATGCAGCCTATGATGATTTCTTCAAAAAAGGAGATGGAAGATCAATGCTTGATGGAATTGATAAAGAAGAAGATAGTTTGCAAAATTTTTCGGATAACCTTGATGATCAACAAAAACGGTATATCGATTCTCTTAAAACAGTTCGATCTCTTAATAATGGAAGTTCAACTGATTTGGGAAAGGGTAGTTACTACAAGCAACAGTCAAAAATAAATTCTGATGAAAAAGATTTTCAGCGTTCCGCAGAAATGATACGGATGCTGAATAATGAAAGCAATGGACAAGGAAGCAATGGAGATAATTATTCCAATTCTCCATCAGGTTTAAATGCTGCAAAACAGGAAAAAGAGAATGATCCGGTTCAAATGTTAAGAAAACAAATGTTGATGATGGATTCTTTGGAAAAAGCAAAAGATCCGGAATATCAGTCTGCATTGACTTCTGAAAAGAAGTTGAAAAAAAACAAAGAAAAGATGGCCGCTTTTTTAAACTCCACCCTTCGCGTAAATAAGTCATCATTGAATCCAAGTTTCAATTCAATCTCGAAGAAAAAGGATAACAATTTTATAAAAGCAGTGATTGATGAAAATCTAAAAGGTTATCTCGGAAGTCGAATCCGTTTTCGCCTGTTGGAAGACATCAATGTTGGAAAACATAAAATTAGTAAAGGGTCTATTTTGTACGGTCAAATATCAGGATTTTCTCTACAGAGAGTGAATTTGAATGTGATTTCAATTTTAAATAACGGTGAAATTCTGCCCATAAATCTCTCTGTTTTTGACATGGACGGAATGCAGGGATTATATGTACCACAAAGTGACTTTCGAGAAATGCTCCGAGAAATGGGTGCCAATTCTGTACAGGGAACCCAAATGGATAGCAGTGGAGAAAGTTTTTTCACCAGTCTTTTTAGCAGTTTATTCAGTTCGACTTCTAAAACCATTTCCAATATGATCCGCCAAAACAAAGCAAAACTGAAATACAATTCTTACATCTTCCTTATTAACGACAAAGAACTTAAACAAAATGAAAATGATTAA